A single region of the Carassius gibelio isolate Cgi1373 ecotype wild population from Czech Republic chromosome A14, carGib1.2-hapl.c, whole genome shotgun sequence genome encodes:
- the LOC128027311 gene encoding neuroblast differentiation-associated protein AHNAK-like isoform X13, producing MADEQDTREVLFPQWMGADKHGLTIEQKGQGEIFVKEVKDESPAAHTGNVHEGDQIVGATIYFDNMSSEETAELLKTLNQHKVGLKLQNKTGDKSPCRSPMGTLSWEGRGGLGGSSSDIFLSGDDEDYKRIYTKKIKPRLKSEDLAEGVDVRTERHSSTSSDGCTITTITRRITTYTVDVPGGTSQQIDHSSPEFKIQVLQHEQLEGDTTPIRLPHSSLVSGVHRGIKMGDISLSGPHMTGSCVKHCSTESSKTTSELDGSGKEITFNVSDTGLSGGKGQRVIEHIRRTEVTAGSSEHSGNVTMGLGKDVKNIYSPSMMGGTELSTVKDSHVSGFSISGDTGDSIGRESLSKFHKDGSDDKTKLSKVTIDVQRPKESPNVEVNFNNQNLKDFSQRGFSITGNQEISAQEPDTVVSLSKADVKITSTDMDIRGLELKIDGHKGIVKDVTFDVPSNTAQRISMPDVDLNLKGQKAKRNLSAPNVEGVKGDFTVPKVKIPSFGFKTSEVKGPDVDANLVKAKMEIRTQDVDMNTPELNILRSEGKVKDPQIKMPSISGPKISVSEMNLNVKGSTLKEDINVSTQKVEGDVKAPKIEGPELQGTDGHFKIPKMKMPSFGIHASKVEGPDVDVNLPYADMKIKSPELDINGCEGKINGSKFKMSMPDVDLNLKGPKLKGDVDVSIPKVEGDIKAPKAEIECPDIEGPESGFKMPKIKMPSFGMKGPKVEGPDVNVKIPKVNTEVKAPEVDIKAPELDIAGTEGKIKGPKFKMSTVSGPKMSMSDVDFNLKGPKLKGDVDVSIPKVEGDLKAPKVEIEGPDIEGPEGHFKMPKFHMPSFGMKGPKVEGPDVDVKIPKADIGVKAPDIDINAPELDIEGPEGKIKGPKLKIPSISGPNISMPDVDFNLKGPKLKGDVDVSIPKVEGDLKAPKVEIEGPDIEGPEGHFKMPKFHMPSFGMKGPKVEGPDVDVKIPKADIGIKAPDININAPELDVEGPEGKIKGPKFKIPSISGPNISMPNVDFNLKGPKLKGDVDMSIPKVEGDLKAPKVEIEGPAIEGPEGHFKMPKFHMPSFGMKGPKVEGPDVDVKIPKADIGIKAPDIDINAPELDVEGPEGKIKGPKFKIPSISGPNISMPNVDFNLKGPKLKGDVDMSIPKVEGDLKAPKVEIEGPDIEGPEGRFKMPKFHMPSFGMKGPKVDGPDVDVKIPEADIEVNAPDIDINAPELDIEGPEGKIKGPKFKIPSISGPKISMPNVDFNLKGPKLKGDVDMSIPKVEGDLKAPKVEIEGPDIEGPEGRFKMPKFHMPSFGMKGPKVDGPDVDVKIPKADIEVNAPDIDINAPELDIEGPEGKIKGPKFKIPSISGPNISMPDVDFNLKGPKLKGDVDMSIPKVEGDLKAPKVEIEGPDIEGPEGRFKMPKFHMPSFGMKGPKVDGPDVNVKIPKADIEVHAPDVDIKAPELDTEGPEGKIKGPKFKIPSISGPKISMPDVDFNLKGPKLKGDVDMSIPKVEGDLKAPKVEIEGPDIEGPEGRFKMPKFRMPSFGMKGPKVDGPDLDMKIPKASIDVHAPDMDINAPELDIEGPEGKIKGPKFNMPSISGPKLSMPDFDFNLKGPKLKGDIDVSIPKVEGDLKAPKVEIEGPAIEGPEGHFKMPKFHMPSFGMKGPKVEGPDVDVKIPKADIGIKAPDIDINAPELDVEGPEGKIKGPKFKIPSISGPNISMPNVDFNLKGPKLKGDVDVSIPKVEGDLKAPKVEVEGPDIEGPAGRFKMAKFRMPSFGMKGPKVEGPDVDLKIPKADIEVNAPDIDINAPELDIEGPEGKIKGPKFKIPSISGPNISMPDVDFNLKGPKLKGDVDVSMPKVEGDLKAPKGEIGGPVIGGPQGRFKMPKFRMPSFGMKGPKVEGPDVDVKIPKADIEVNAPDMDIRAPELNIEGPEGKTKGPKFKLPTMSDPKISMPDVDFNLKGPKLKGDVDVSMPKVEGDLKAPKGEIEGPDIEGPEGHFKKPKFHMPSFGMKGPKVEGPDVDVKIPKADIGVKVPDMDINAPELDFEGPEGKIKGPKFNMPSISGPKLSMPDFDFNLKGPKLKGDIDVSIPKVEGDLKAPKVEIEGPDIEGPDGHFKMPKFHMPSFGMKGPKVEGPDVDVKIPKADIEVKAPDIDINAPELDIEGPEGKIKGPKLKIPSISGPKISMPDVDFNLKGPKLKGDVDMSIPRVEGDLKAPKVEIGGPDIEGPQGRFKMPKFRMPSFGMKGTKVEGPDVDVKIPEADIEVNAPDMDIRAPELNIEGPEGKIKGPKVKLPTMSGPKISMPDVDFNLKGPKLKGDVDVSMPKVEGDLKAPNVEIEGPDIEGPDGRFKMPKFHMPSFGMKGPKVEGPDVDVKIPKADIEVNAPDVDIKAPELDIKGPEGKIKGPKFNMPSISGPKLSMPDFDFNLKGPKLKGDIDVSIPKVEGDLKAPKVEIEGPDIEGPDGRVKMPKFHMPSFGMKGPKVEGPDVNVKIPKEDIEVKAPDIDINAPELDIEGPEGKIKGPKYNMPSFSGPKLSMPDFDFNLKGPKLKGDVDVSIPKLEGDIDVPKVEIEGPEGGFKMPKMKMPSFKMKGPQVEGPDVDVKIPKADIEVKAPDMDINAPELDIDLPEGKIKGPKVKMPSVSGPEGPNVEINFPETNVKKPKFKMPKFGFKGSKIEAPDVDFKHPKGSKVKGQAGVSLEGDVFMPKLEVDSSSVEIKSPEGGFKMPKFKMPKFGFKSPQEDIDVSVPCGDVDLNSPDIDIKTCDLKVEGPEGRIKGTKFKMPSISGTNISLPDVDLNFKSPKVKSDIDVSGPRISGDIKAPKMDIECPDVDLEGPEGGFKMPKMKMPLFGFKGPKLEGSDIDINLSKADVDIKGPEIDIKTPDLDIEGPEGKIKGPKFNMPSISGPKISMQDVNLNLKSPKVKGDLDFSVPKISGDIKAPKVDIEGPDINLEGPEGDFKMPSFGLKGPKVEGPDVDISLPKADVDIKGPEIDVKVPDLDIEAPDGGLKHVRPLKFTGPNLGIKSSGGNLSMPEKDLGARIDVKSPDINISGTDANIKVPKMNKSKFSIRVKSPKLDADIPDSGGSAEGPDIDVKENKGKFKLSKVKGKSKTFDGDLKLETNEPDLQMKSIKVKKPLFGKLHFPNVEFDIKSPKVKGSSSASGTIKSNVDLPSASLKTDIQTPDFSGPNFQTKGGKIKMLNLGISGSEIKTPELDVRNVSLDLPEKAFNSQDVSVAGSGINGKSRANIDLEGKIQDVRLTVPAVNVHGGALDADLNLTEQKGVKGSIEIPGFNVRGQKEETASGLDVKPDASLSGVMEYQDVNVTFPKIKVPKFGVALPKVDSGELAAGSKVSSQSLEMENTEMKSSGGKVKVKMPKLFTKSKSKGGSAADLTVEGEEIDVTSKGGAKVSKEFSLSSGELTSGKLAVEGSSGFKVTPKSKSASLDLLKRKPLHSSSVSDEGGLASPVSAEGHLQTEGGNVSVDVGEKVKGKKGKFKFATVGGFSSKSKGSYEVTDESEVRMEGAGGVAQSSKKSRMSSSSSNDSGSKSSFRLPRLEIAVSQKK from the exons AGTGGGGATGACGAAGACTATAAAAGAATCTACACTAAGAAAATTAAACCAAGACTAAAGTCTGAGGATCTTGCTGAGGGTGTTGATGTACGCACAGAACGTCACAGCAGCACAAGCAGTGATGGTTGCACCATTACTACAATCACTCGTCGAATAACTACCTACACTGTGGATGTGCCCGGGGGGACTAGTCAGCAGATTGATCACTCAAGCCCTGAGTTCAAAATTCAGGTTTTGCAACATGAGCAGTTGGAGGGGGATACTACTCCGATCAGATTACCACATAGTAGCCTTGTTAGTGGTGTACACAGAGGTATAAAAATGGGTGACATATCTCTTAGCGGGCCTCATATGACTGGCTCCTGTGTGAAGCACTGTAGCACAGAATCTTCCAAAACAACAAGTGAATTAGATGGTAGTGggaaagaaattacatttaatgtgtCAGACACTGGACTGTCAGGTGGAAAAGGACAGAGGGTGATAGAACATATTCGAAGGACTGAAGTTACTGCAGGGAGTAGTGAACACTCTGGCAACGTTACCATGGGGTTAGGCAAAGACGTGAAAAATATTTATTCTCCAAGTATGATGGGAGGAACTGAACTTTCTACAGTAAAGGACTCTCATGTTTCAGGTTTTTCCATTAGTGGAGATACAGGGGACAGTATTGGGAGAGAATCTTTGTCTAAATTTCATAAGGATGGGTCTGATGATAAAACCAAATTGTCTAAGGTTACCATAGATGTTCAGAGACCCAAGGAAAGTCCAAATGTAGAGGTGAATTTTAACAATCAAAATCTCAAAGATTTTAGTCAGAGAGGTTTTAGCATAACTGGGAATCAGGAAATTTCAGCTCAGGAACCTGATACAGTAGTAAGTCTATCCAAAGCTGATGTTAAAATCACATCAACAGATATGGACATTAGGGGTCTGGAGCTTAAAATTGATGGACATAAGGGTATAGTAAAAGATGTTACATTTGATGTGCCGTCAAATACTGCTCAAAGAATTTCTATGCCAGATGTGGATTTGAACCTGAAAGGACAAAAAGCGAAAAGAAATTTGTCTGCTCCAAATGTTGAGGGAGTCAAAGGTGACTTTACTGTTCCAAAGGTCAAAATACCCTCATTTGGATTTAAAACTTCAGAAGTGAAGGGTCCTGATGTtgatgcaaatcttgtcaaagcCAAAATGGAGATTAGAACACAAGATGTGGATATGAATACTCCAGAGCTTAACATTTTGAGATCTGAAGGAAAAGTTAAAGATCCCCaaatcaaaatgccatcaatCTCTGGTCCTAAGATTTCAGTGTCTGAAATGAACTTAAATGTAAAAGGGTCAACACTAAAAGAGGACATCAACGTGTCTACTCAAAAAGTGGAAGGAGATGTTAAGGCACCTAAGATTGAGGGTCCAGAACTTCAAGGTACTGATGGTCATTTTAAaataccaaaaatgaaaatgccttCATTTGGAATCCATGCTTCAAAAGTAGAGGGCCCTGATGTTGATGTAAATCTTCCCTATGCTGACATGAAAATCAAAAGTCCAGAGCTTGACATTAATGGATGTGAGGGAAAGATCAACGGCTCCAAATTCAAAATGTCTATGCCAGATGTTGACCTCAATCTAAAAGGTCCAAAACTGAAAGGTGATGTTGATGTTTCTATTCCAAAAGTGGAAGGAGATATTAAAGCACCAAAAGCTGAGATAGAATGCCCAGACATTGAAGGACCCGAGAGTGGTTTTAAGATGCCAAAGATCAAAATGCCATCATTCGGAATGAAGGGGCCAAAAGTGGAAGGACCAGATGTTAATGTGAAAATCCCTAAAGTCAATACTGAAGTTAAGGCACCAGAGGTGGATATCAAAGCTCCAGAGTTAGACATTGCAGGAACTGAAGGAAAAATCAAGGGCCCCAAATTCAAGATGTCAACAGTGTCTGGTCCAAAGATGTCTATGTCAGATGTTGACTTCAACCTGAAAGGTCCAAAACTGAAAGGTGATGTTGACGTGTCCATTCCCAAAGTGGAAGGAGATcttaaagcaccaaaagttgagaTTGAAGGCCCAGacattgaaggacctgagggtCATTTTAAGATGCCAAAGTTCCACATGCCATCATTTGGAATGAAGGGTCCAAAAGTGGAGGGTCCAGATGTTGATGTGAAAATCCCTAAAGCTGATATTGGAGTTAAGGCTCCAGATATTGACATTAATGCTCCAGAGTTAGACATTGAAG GTcctgagggaaaaatcaagggccCCAAGTTGAAGATCCCATCAATTTCTGGCCCAAATATTTCTATGCCAGATGTTGACTTCAACCTGAAAGGTCCAAAACTCAAAGGTGATGTTGACGTGTCCATTCCTAAAGTGGAAGGAGATcttaaagcaccaaaagttgagaTTGAAGGCCCAGacattgaaggacctgagggtCATTTTAAGATGCCAAAGTTCCACATGCCATCATTTGGAATGAAGGGTCCAAAAGTGGAGGGTCCAGATGTTGATGTGAAAATCCCTAAAGCTGATATTGGAATTAAGGCTCCAGATATTAACATCAATGCTCCAGAGTTAGACGTTGAAGGTcctgagggaaaaatcaagggccCCAAATTCAAGATTCCATCAATCTCTGGCCCAAATATTTCTATGCCAAATGTTGACTTCAACCTGAAAGGTCCAAAACTGAAAGGTGATGTTGACATGTCCATTCCCAAAGTGGAAGGAGATcttaaagcaccaaaagttgagaTTGAAGGCCCAGCcattgaaggacctgagggtCATTTTAAGATGCCAAAGTTCCACATGCCATCATTTGGAATGAAGGGTCCAAAAGTGGAGGGTCCAGATGTTGATGTGAAAATCCCTAAAGCTGATATTGGAATTAAGGCTCCAGATATTGACATCAATGCTCCAGAGTTAGACGTTGAAGGTcctgagggaaaaatcaagggccCCAAGTTCAAGATCCCATCAATCTCTGGCCCAAATATTTCTATGCCAAATGTTGACTTCAACCTGAAAGGTCCAAAACTGAAAG GTGATGTTGACATGTCCATTCCCAAAGTGGAAGGAGATcttaaagcaccaaaagttgagaTTGAAGGCCCAGacattgaaggacctgagggtCGTTTTAAGATGCCAAAATTCCACATGCCATCATTCGGAATGAAGGGTCCAAAAGTGGATGGTCCAGATGTTGATGTGAAAATCCCTGAAGCCGATATTGAAGTTAATGCACCAGATATTGACATCAATGCTCCAGAGTTAGACATTGAAGGTcctgagggaaaaatcaagggccCCAAGTTCAAGATCCCATCAATCTCTGGCCCAAAAATTTCTATGCCAAATGTTGACTTCAACCTGAAAGGTCCAAAACTGAAAGGTGATGTTGACATGTCCATTCCCAAAGTGGAAGGAGATcttaaagcaccaaaagttgagaTTGAAGGCCCAGacattgaaggacctgagggtCGTTTTAAGATGCCAAAATTCCACATGCCATCATTCGGAATGAAGGGTCCAAAAGTGGATGGTCCAGATGTTGATGTGAAAATCCCTAAAGCCGATATTGAAGTTAATGCACCAGATATTGACATCAATGCTCCAGAGTTAGACATTGAAGGTcctgagggaaaaatcaagggccCCAAGTTCAAGATCCCATCAATCTCTGGCCCAAATATTTCTATGCCAGATGTTGACTTCAACCTGAAAGGTCCAAAACTGAAAGGTGATGTTGACATGTCCATTCCCAAAGTGGAAGGAGATcttaaagcaccaaaagttgagaTTGAAGGCCCAGacattgaaggacctgagggtCGTTTTAAGATGCCAAAATTTCACATGCCATCATTCGGAATGAAGGGTCCAAAAGTGGATGGTCCAGATGTTAATGTGAAAATCCCTAAAGCCGATATTGAAGTTCATGCACCAGATGTGGATATTAAAGCTCCAGAGTTAGACACTGAAGGAcctgagggaaaaatcaagggccCCAAATTCAAGATCCCATCAATATCTGGCCCAAAGATTTCTATGCCAGATGTTGACTTCAACCTGAAAGGTCCAAAACTGAAAGGTGATGTTGACATGTCCATTCCCAAAGTGGAAGGAGATcttaaagcaccaaaagttgagaTTGAAGGCCCAGacattgaaggacctgagggtCGTTTTAAGATGCCAAAGTTCCGCATGCCATCATTCGGAATGAAGGGTCCAAAAGTGGACGGTCCAGATCTTGATATGAAAATCCCTAAAGCCAGTATTGACGTTCATGCACCAGATATGGATATCAATGCTCCAGAGTTAGacattgaaggacctgagggaaaaatcaagggccCCAAGTTTAACATGCCATCAATCTCTGGTCCAAAGCTTTCTATGCCAGACTTTGACTTCAACCTGAAAGGTCCAAAACTGAAAGGTGATATTGACGTGTCCATTCCTAAGGTGGAAGGAGATcttaaagcaccaaaagttgagaTTGAAGGCCCAGCcattgaaggacctgagggtCATTTTAAGATGCCAAAGTTCCACATGCCATCATTTGGAATGAAGGGTCCAAAAGTGGAGGGTCCAGATGTTGATGTGAAAATCCCTAAAGCTGATATTGGAATTAAGGCTCCAGATATTGACATCAATGCTCCAGAGTTAGACGTTGAAG GTcctgagggaaaaatcaagggccCCAAGTTCAAGATTCCATCAATCTCTGGCCCAAATATTTCTATGCCAAATGTTGACTTCAACCTGAAAGGTCCAAAACTGAAAGGTGATGTTGATGTGTCCATTCCAAAAGTGGAAGGAGATcttaaagcaccaaaagttgaggTTGAAGGCCCAGACATTGAAGGACCTGCTGGTCGTTTTAAGATGGCAAAGTTCCGCATGCCATCATTCGGAATGAAGGGTCCAAAAGTGGAGGGTCCAGATGTTGATCTGAAAATTCCTAAAGCCGATATTGAAGTTAATGCACCAGATATTGACATCAATGCTCCAGAGTTAGACATTGAAGGTcctgagggaaaaatcaagggccCCAAGTTCAAGATCCCATCAATCTCTGGCCCAAATATTTCTATGCCAGATGTTGACTTCAACCTGAAAGGTCCAAAACTGAAAGGTGATGTTGATGTGTCCATGCCCAAAGTGGAAGGAGATCTTAAAGCACCAAAAGGTGAGATTGGAGGCCCAGTCATTGGAGGACCTCAGGGTCGTTTTAAGATGCCAAAGTTCCGCATGCCATCATTCGGAATGAAGGGTCCAAAAGTGGAAGGTCCAGATGTTGATGTGAAAATCCCTAAAGCTGATATTGAAGTTAATGCTCCAGATATGGACATCAGAGCTCCCGAGTTAAacattgaaggacctgagggaaAAACCAAGGGTCCCAAATTCAAGTTGCCAACAATGTCTGATCCAAAGATTTCTATGCCAGATGTTGACTTCAACCTGAAAGGTCCAAAACTGAAAGGTGATGTTGATGTGTCCATGCCCAAAGTGGAAGGAGATCTTAAAGCACCAAAAGGTGAGATTGAAGGCCCAGacattgaaggacctgagggtCATTTTAAGAAGCCAAAGTTCCACATGCCATCATTCGGAATGAAGGGTCCAAAAGTGGAGGGTCCAGATGTTGATGTGAAAATCCCTAAAGCTGATATTGGAGTTAAGGTTCCAGATATGGATATCAACGCTCCAGAATTAGACTTTGAAGGAcctgagggaaaaatcaagggccCCAAATTTAACATGCCATCAATCTCTGGTCCAAAGCTTTCTATGCCAGACTTTGACTTCAACCTGAAAGGTCCAAAACTGAAAGGTGATATTGACGTGTCCATTCCTAAAGTGGAAGGAGATcttaaagcaccaaaagttgagaTTGAAGGCCCAGACATTGAAGGACCTGATGGTCATTTTAAGATGCCAAAATTCCACATGCCATCATTCGGAATGAAGGGTCCAAAAGTCGAGGGTCCAGATGTCGATGTGAAAATCCCTAAAGCCGATATTGAAGTTAAGGCTCCAGATATAGATATCAATGCTCCAGAGTTAGacattgaaggacctgagggaaaaatcaagggccCCAAATTAAAGATCCCATCAATCTCTGGCCCAAAGATTTCAATGCCAGATGTTGATTTTAACCTGAAAGGTCCAAAACTGAAAGGTGATGTTGACATGTCCATTCCCAGAGTGGAAGGAGATCtcaaagcaccaaaagttgagaTTGGAGGCCCAGACATTGAAGGACCTCAGGGTCGTTTTAAGATGCCAAAGTTCCGCATGCCATCATTCGGAATGAAGGGTACAAAAGTGGAAGGTCCAGATGTTGATGTGAAAATCCCTGAAGCCGATATTGAAGTTAATGCTCCAGATATGGACATCAGAGCTCCCGAGTTAAacattgaaggacctgagggaaaaatcaagggTCCCAAAGTCAAGTTGCCAACAATGTCTGGTCCAAAGATTTCTATGCCAGATGTTGACTTCAACCTGAAAGGTCCAAAACTGAAAGGTGATGTTGACGTGTCCATGCCCAAAGTGGAAGGAGATCTTAAAGCACCAAACGTTGAGATTGAAGGCCCAGACATTGAAGGACCTGATGGTCGTTTTAAGATGCCAAAATTCCACATGCCATCATTCGGAATGAAGGGTCCAAAAGTGGAGGGTCCAGATGTGGATGTGAAAATCCCTAAAGCCGATATTGAAGTTAATGCACCAGATGTGGATATCAAAGCTCCAGAGTTAGACATTAAAGGAcctgagggaaaaatcaagggccCTAAATTTAACATGCCATCAATCTCTGGTCCAAAGCTTTCTATGCCAGACTTTGACTTCAACCTGAAAGGTCCAAAACTAAAAGGTGATATTGACGTGTCCATTCCTAAAGTGGAAGGAGATcttaaagcaccaaaagttgagaTTGAAGGCCCAGACATTGAAGGACCTGATGGTCGTGTTAAGATGCCAAAATTCCACATGCCATCATTCGGAATGAAGGGTCCAAAAGTGGAGGGTCCAGATGTCAATGTGAAAATCCCTAAAGAAGATATTGAAGTTAAGGCTCCAGATATAGATATCAATGCTCCAGAGTTAGacattgaaggacctgagggaaAAATAAAGGGCCCCAAATACAACATGCCATCATTCTCCGGTCCAAAGCTTTCTATGCCAGACTTTGACTTCAACCTGAAAGGTCCAAAACTGAAAGGTGATGTTGATGTGTCCATTCCTAAACTGGAAGGAGATATTGATGTACCAAAAGTTGAAATTGAAGGACCTGAGGGTGGTTTTAAgatgccaaaaatgaaaatgccatcATTTAAAATGAAGGGTCCACAAGTGGAGGGTCCAGATGTTGATGTGAAAATCCCTAAAGCTGATATTGAAGTTAAGGCTCCAGATATGGATATCAATGCTCCAGAGTTAGACATAGATTTGCCTGAAGGAAAAATCAAGGGCCCAAAAGTCAAGATGCCATCAGTATCTGGTCCTGAAGGTCCTAATGTTGAGATTAATTTTCCAgaaacaaatgtgaaaaagccAAAATTCAAAATGCCCAAGTTTGGATTTAAAGGGTCAAAAATTGAAGCACCTGATGTTGATTTCAAACATCCGAAAGGATCTAAAGTGAAAGGTCAAGCAGGTGTCAGTTTGGAGGGTGATGTCTTCATGCCAAAATTGGAAGTTGATTCTTCAAGTGTAGAAATTAAAAGTCCAGAGGGAGGATTCAAGATGCCAAAATTTAAAATGccaaaatttggttttaaatcacCCCAAGAAGATATTGATGTCAGTGTACCTTGTGGTGATGTTGATTTAAATTCACCTGATATTGACATCAAAACATGTGATCTTAAAGTTGAAGGACCTGAGGGACGAATCAAGGGCACCAAATTCAAAATGCCTTCTATATCTGGTACAAACATTTCTTTGCCAGATGTAGACTTAAACTTTAAAAGTCCAAAAGTCAAGAGTGATATTGATGTTTCTGGACCCAGGATTTCAGGGGACATAAAGGCTCCAAAGATGGATATTGAATGTCCTGATGTTGATTTAGAGGGCCCAGAAGGTGGTTTCAAAATGcctaaaatgaaaatgccatTATTTGGGTTCAAAGGTCCTAAATTGGAGGGCTCTGATATTGACATTAATCTCTCCAAAGCAGATGTTGACATTAAAGGACCTGAAATTGACATAAAAACACCTGATCTTGacattgaaggacctgagggGAAAATCAAAGGTCCCAAGTTCAACATGCCTTCCATATCAGGTCCAAAGATCTCTATGCAAGATGTCAACTTAAATCTTAAAAGCCCCAAAGTCAAGGGTGATTTGGATTTTTCTGTACCAAAGATTTCAGGGGACATAAAAGCTCCAAAAGTGGACATTGAAGGTCCTGATATTAATTTAGAGGGCCCAGAAGGTGACTTCAAAATGCCATCATTTGGGCTCAAAGGTCCTAAAGTGGAGGGCCCAGATGTTGACATCAGTCTTCCCAAAGCAGATGTTGACATTAAAGGACCTGAAATTGATGTTAAAGTTCCTGATCTTGACATTGAAGCCCCCGATGGTGGTTTAAAACATGTTAGGCCCCTCAAATTCACAGGTCCCAACCTTGGAATAAAGTCTTCAGGTGGCAATCTTTCAATGCCTGAAAAAGATTTAGGTGCGAGGATTGATGTCAAAAGCCCCGATATCAATATCAGTGGAACAGATGCAAATATCAAGGTgccaaaaatgaataaatctaaattttCAATTAGAGTTAAGAGCCCAAAACTGGATGCAGATATTCCTGATTCTGGTGGTAGTGCAGAAGGGCCTGATATAGATGTGAAAGAAAATAAGGGTAAATTCAAACTGTCTAAAGTGAAGGGAAAGTCTAAAACGTTTGATGGTGATCTCAAGTTGGAGACAAATGAACCTGACCTACAGATGAAGTCAATCAAAGTAAAGAAACCTCTTTTTGGAAAGTTACATTTTCCTAATGTGGAATTTGATATCAAATCTCCAAAAGTTAAAGGTAGTTCATCTGCATCTGGAACTATAAAATCTAATGTTGATTTGCCTTCTGCAAGCCTTAAAACTGatattcagacaccagatttCAGTGGTCCCAATTTCCAAACAAAAGGGGGAAAAATCAAAATGCTAAACCTCGGCATTTCTGGCTCTGAGATAAAAACTCCTGAACTGGATGTTAGAAATGTATCATTAGATCTTCCAGAAAAAGCTTTTAATTCCCAAGATGTCAGTGTAGCAGGATCAGGCATTAATGGAAAAAGCAGGGCTAACATTGACTTAGAAGGAAAAATACAGGATGTTAGGTTGACAGTGCCTGCTGTAAATGTTCATGGTGGTGCTTTAGATGCTGATTTAAATCTCACTGAACAAAAAGGAGTAAAAGGGAGCATAGAAATACCAGGCTTTAATGTACGAGGACAAAAAGAAGAGACTGCAAGTGGGCTAGACGTGAAGCCAGATGCATCATTATCTGGTGTGATGGAGTACCAAGATGTTAATGTAACCTTTCCTAAAATCAAAGTACCAAAGTTTGGTGTTGCATTGCCTAAAGTAGATTCAGGTGAATTGGCTGCTGGTTCTAAAGTTAGCTCCCAAAGTCTGGAAATGGAGAACACTGAAATGAAAAGCAGTGGTGGAAAAGTGAAAGTCAAAATGCCAAAATTATTTACCAAATCTAAATCTAAAGGTGGTAGTGCAGCTGATCTTACTGTTGAGGGAGAAGAAATTGATGTTACCAGTAAAGGTGGTGCAAAGGTGTCTAAGGAGTTTAGCCTTAGTTCTGGGGAATTGACAAGTGGCAAGTTAGCAGTAGAGGGAAGTTCTGGGTTTAAAGTTACACCAAAGAGTAAATCTGCCTCCCTTGACCTCTTAAAAAGAAAACCGCTTCACTCATCTTCTGTAAGTGATGAGGGAGGTTTAGCTTCCCCTGTTTCTGCTGAAGGCCACTTACAGACAGAGGGTGGCAATGTTTCAGTTGATGTTGGAGAAAAGGTTAAAGGCAAAAAAGGAAAGTTCAAGTTTGCCACAGTTGGAGGTTTTAGCTCAAAAAGTAAAGGTTCATATGAAGTGACCGATGAAAGCGAAGTTAGAATGGAGGGTGCTGGTGGAGTTGCTCAGTCTTCAAAGAAGTCCAGAATGTCATCATCATCTAGCAATGACAGTGGTTCAAAAAGCAGTTTTCGGTTACCACGACTCGAAATTGCGGTTTcccaaaaaaaatag